From Bombus vancouverensis nearcticus unplaced genomic scaffold, iyBomVanc1_principal scaffold0035, whole genome shotgun sequence, one genomic window encodes:
- the LOC143304431 gene encoding uncharacterized protein LOC143304431 has product MIKKIMDIAEVCTVCDEQETSATENSMEIHEKLFTTESKLDSNNEEENIINERSRPGQKRKKLSFTAERKIGVKKQRIETGLDGTVWKELNASSKPGRIPVHNSFRSVSGLTGYTKRHIVKGQVKTAFYPIIDHRTRNHVIKCTKEDAFTVLGTK; this is encoded by the coding sequence atgattaaaaaaataatgGACATAGCAGAAGTCTGTACAGTGTGCGATGAACAAGAAACTTCAGCAACTGAAAACAGCATGGAAATACATGAAAAGCTATTTACAACCGAATCAAAGTTAGACAGCAATAATGAAGAGGAGAATATTATCAATGAGCGTTCACGTCCagggcaaaaaagaaagaaattatcatTCACAGCAGAACGTAAGATTGGCGTAAAGAAACAACGTATCGAAACTGGGCTCGATGGAACAGTTTGGAAAGAACTAAATGCAAGTTCCAAACCTGGCAGGATACCAGTTCATAATAGTTTTAGGAGTGTCTCAGGTCTGACAGGATATACTAAACGGCATATAGTGAAAGGACAAGTAAAGACAGCATTTTATCCTATCATTGATCACCGTACAAGGaatcatgtaataaaatgtacgaaaGAAGATGCATTTACAGTATTAGGGACTAAGTAG